In Mangifera indica cultivar Alphonso chromosome 14, CATAS_Mindica_2.1, whole genome shotgun sequence, the DNA window ataaaaaataagatttatttattttaatttattgaaaaactGCAAATGTGAAATGTTTTAAATTTCCAATTAATGTGTTTAATTAgaggttaattaattaatgaattagcACTAAttacagaagaagaagataaaaaggaagttaaaaataataaaatgttttcacAAATCAGAACAACTCTATGATGTGAATTCCactattattttttcttgtatagAAATTGTGTGTGTGGTGTATGACAAgacaaagaagaaaagcaaaGCTAGAGAGGCCCCAAACCAAAACCATGCCTAAAAAATGGACCTAAAACACATAATTTAGTTGTTGATTGAGCCAGAAGAACTTCTCTTCCTGGGTTCCTTGCATCTCCAAATAATTGCATAAGGGCTGGGGCATATCTGATATGGGATTTTCGGTGAAGGCAAATCGGGGACTCTGCAAAACCAAAACACCAACGAGGGCATCTGGGTTAGACTGTAGAGACATAAAgacccttttttctttttcaatggaGAAAACTGCAGGGAGCAGGTGAAACGAAGGTGGGAATCTTACTGTAATCTACTGATTTCGATCATTGAAAAGTCCATGTTTGTTAAGCTGCCTAGCGTTGGTGCCGCTGCAGCTGCCCCTCCTGATTGTTTAATGGCTAGCACTCTGCAATTGAAGAAGTTGCTTGCTAAATTGCTGTGGGCCAAAGCCAACCTATCCACAATGCAGAAGTACAGTGCTTTCAGTCCCTTTTCCAACCTTCACATACTTCAATGTTTTACCAGAAATTGATAATGCAAAATTTCCATGTTAGACTCTTAATGGCAGCCATTAAAATGGTCTTTGTCGTTGACCTTTTCACCATTATTGctcataaaatttcaaatctcagATAGGGGCATCAAAATGTTAAGATTCTGATGAACCCACATGGCTTAGGAGACTGTAGCTTCTGCTACAGTCTTGTTTTGAGTGATTCAATCAGACGCCTCAGAATCCTCCATCACTCTGTAACCTTTTTTGGCTATTTCCCCACCAAAGACACGCCATGTGCCGGTGGCTATGGAGTTTCAGTCCACTGAAACTCATAAAACTGACTAAACCCAGTAAGACAATTTACCCTTTTTCTTgaactttttgaaaaaaaattcaaactttatgaaatcaagaaaaaagGCATCAATCAGAAGAAACTCTGAAAACTCTGAAATTAATGAACTCACTTGTAAAGAAAGCTCTGTTCATGGAGACCAACAACGAGCGTCGAAGCACCAATTTCTCTCACCATGGAAGCGATTCTGAGGCCATCTTCATCGCCTTCCGAAACAACAATCTCAACTTTTGTCTGCAACAAAATTCTCAAATCCCTTAATTACACCCCGGCCACCGAATCAAACCGAGTtaaaaaagaacataaaattCTGTAATTTACGTTGAAGAAGTACTTGTTGCAAATTTCTTTGAAGGAGAGCGCCAACTGGAACCCTTCCAAGCGGAGCAGCCGAagcttcttcttgtttcttgttTTCATCGAAGGGAACACGTGGAGGAGAGTGATGACATCGCCATAGCGGAGAAGATTATGGAGAGCCCATAATAAAGCGGTTCTTGCGACCTCTAAATCTTCAACCACCACAACTATTTTCTTGGCGTCCATTGATTCTTTGACTTGATTACTGATAACTGATTACTGCTTGTAGAATATGAATCTCAGTTTAAAGGTGGAGATGGGGTTGTGGCAAAAAGTTCATTTTCGTTATGAGTTGTCTTTATCTCGCTCTTAACTTTTCAATGAGTTTGTTTTCCGTCAAGAATGAATCAAGAGCGTCTGCATCTTCTTCCTAATCTGGATAAAAATGGCGTGGAAGTTCTGAGTTGGCCTGTCTCCGCAGGTTAAAACCAATGGTGGTCCACGAGATTTAGTTAAAGTCCCCTAGATCCAGTAAACTCTGAAAACAACATTTACGTCCTTATATTTGAatctctatttttgtttttaaatatggaaaatatcCCTAATTGGTCTTATTCTaatgatatttgtttaatttttttgtgcttCTCTTGATACTCTTCTTccggttttattttttttattgtaaaattatagttgatgagaattttgtataaattatcataaaaacgataaaaatataataaaagactcgatatttattgttgtataatatgagttacacaaaaataagataaatgagatcttaaagattaataaaactaatagaatattaaaatttctaaagtAAAGTTTGGATTCGAAATTCTGTCATACTTAATATAgtggttttgaaaaatatatttataaaataaaacgtACAAATCTAAACCTCCCACATAAGGCTCAAAAGAAGAAGttatattaaaatacaaaaaatttagaagttctaatttaaatataattataagaatttatttttatttatactatgcTAATTGAGAAAAGGGagttataatttaaatagaGCTCACAAAAAAATATCGATTGAAACAGATGTTAACTCACAAGACAGAAAGGGTTGAAGTGTTAATTTTGGATTCTACTGGATCTTACGGTGATTAGACCAAACCTTAGGACCAAAATAAGCTCGTCAAAATCAAAATGGGAATAAATATGTCACAACTGTCGattgttattattgttaaatatcaatccaaaaataaattgatttttaatgtttgttttCTTCGGAATTTGcatgaattatataataataattttttaattcaacctGCACTTAAtcgaatataaaatattatttgattaatagaaaaattaggtGATAGTTGATCGTAAAAAATTCATGAacgagaaataaataaatttaaaaataatattttaatcaaataataaagaataaacTATGCTTTTAAAAACgtatattcttataatattaactttttcCCTATTTGCCTTTctcaaatattgaataattatataattaaaagtagatataccaaatattgaatattgaattttatttgatcaagaaactgaattttttaGACCAAACAATTGAGCCTTCAGCTTGCACAACACAAACAATTTAGTTGTCACATATTAAATAGTGAATGGTCCAAACATGGCACTTGTTTtgttcaataaattataaatggtACACGTATAAATCATTTTCATGTCCAACCCAAATTAGAATATTGTTTCCTATATTTGCAATATGAAcccaatttaaattattaattaattaatgtttttaaaataattattgtggtCAACTATTTGTCTATTGTCACATCTCCCTAGCTAgaaattattgattaataattattatcggatatttgaaatatgaaatttgaaattctgatacaattaaaattatataatcctacaaaatcaaaatatttttttatttaagtaataaattattttcccctgtttatattttgaatttcaattataatttaagaccaagatatatatgatatataaatagagCAATACAACTATACGTAGTAGAGTACTATTTTGCAAGAATGTTCCTATAAACTAAGCAAGTAATATGCAGGCATATGGCGCGTCATGAACTCACAGTATAATGAGCCACGTGTACGGTtcttaaaaaagtaataatgaATCAGTGGCCGTCGACTGATTTTATTTGGTGATGACGAGGAAGTGGTTGCATGGTGGCGTCAGTTTTTTTCGTTCCATTTGTTTGTCgttttaaattattctttcatGTACACACGCAGTCCACTCATATCTATGCCGTCCACGTCATCATTATAATGTTTGGGACCCATCTCGACCTTAACGGCCGtggtttgtttaaaaaaatttaaaatattcaagttttattatattcctTCCGTGAATTTAAAATTCGATCATTCTCCCtttatataagatttaaaaaattttttttttttttcttagagtTTATAGTTTTTTTGGCTGTTACTCCTCTAATGATAGGAGTCAGCCAATCTTCATGCTAGTACTCTTCCCACTTTTAGATGGTGATGAATCGttaatgtaaagataaaatagatcTGTgtattacataaatttatttcttttagacCCATAAATtagctaaaaaaaaattttattttttcttttgatcaaTCTGTATGTTAGTCAATGCACAAATTGATCGAAAGAAATAGATATATACGATACACAAATCTATTTTGTCTTCACATTGATAAATCATTGGAATCATTGGTCCATCTCCGATTGATCAATAATTTGTCGTTGTCCAGGAGAGAAGAGTGTTGGTATGAAAGTTGGCCGACTCTAGTCACCAAAGGAACAATAAGAACGCAAAACAATAAACCCTATGGgggaaatgtttattttttaaatcttagttggagaaaaaataatagtttttaaactcataggagaaaatgtgataaaattttaattttttaaaattttttattaaataacatatttacctttaactctaattgaaatttttaatataaatttgttcataaataaatgtttaaatttttttaaattgacagACAAGACTttgaaattatatcaaaccttgggaggaaacaagtcttttggcctaaatgaAAATTGGGTAATAAAATGGGGAACATAGTAAAAACGTGAGAGCAATGTTTGGATAAAGTGTTATATTGAACCGACCGCATTATATTGCATGTCTAATGTGGTGTTGTAGTAATTTCAACTATGATATGAcatgagattatattttaaatttcagaaataattttttatttaattaaaacctGATTAAAATCCCATTTTAGTTTGAATACAATTTCTATTTCTTGATATTGCCATAGTTATGACAGGCCTTCAAAATAAAGCATGAGTTCAGctgaaggagaagaaagatgtTCACCTAAATTGTTGAGGTAGCATCTTCATCCAAACCTCATGACTTAGAAGATAagctttttatatatatacacacaaagcTGCCTTGGCCATCTAtcttatttttagtaataacaATTGATGAAGGCAAAATAACAGAATGTAAATTTTGCATTTGAAGAATGATGGAAGTAGAGAAAAGGTAATAAATTTTAGGGAATTAATTagaataacttaattttattggaGCTAAATGATATGTCCATATAGTCCATAGAGTGTTGACTAATATTCTTTAACcccaacaaaattaaattattttaattaatttctctaaattttacttgttttattTCTCATACTTTTAATCACGATAAAATGTGAATATAATTTcgaatatatatgataaaataattttgaattaaaaataaaataatatctaattacataataatatattatttatgtattttattatgtattaaaaattgtatatatataccattattgtttttaatattgatttctGTGATGAAATTATGGACCAAATTTATGGTCCAAATCCAAATTCAGAACCTTGATTTCGTATCAGGAAATGGCCCACAAGAACTCTTGAGATTGGTGGTGTAAAACCGGACCCATAAATGAGACATTTTCAAGTACATGGATGGATTTGCTTTGTATCTTATCCTGAAAATCTCTTCCTCTGGAAAATGGGAGAAACAACAGCATCcttatttgaaccaaattacCATTCTTCAAGGCCAGGAAGAATCCAACCCAGAGAAGcaattttctcataaaaatgttaaaaagcCAGAAAGTCTTGCCTTCTTCCCCACAAATCCTTCCTCCAATACCATCATCAGTCACTCAAGTCCAGAATTTTCCCACTCCCCCAACTCTTCCCGGTCTTAAACATAACTGCAAATTGTCACGCCGGGAACTTGCAATTTCCGGCAATTCATCATTGCTTCTTCTTCTGGGTACTCAGATTCTGGAACCATATTTCAACCTGTCTAAGGTGCAAGCTGAAGAAGAGAATTTGAATGATACTAGTCTTGACTGTACTAGCAAGGTTGCAACCAAGAAAGCTTTTCTTGATATATCCATTGATGGAGAGCCTGTTGGTCGCATTGTTGTTGGGTTATATGGAGAAAATGCACCAGCTGGAGCTGCAAGGTTTAGTAGTCTTGTCAGTGGAGCTGCAGGTATTAGCTACAGAAGAAAAGAGTTTATCAAAATCATGCCAAATTATGTGCAGCATGGCGGTGTAAGATCATATGGAGTGGATGCTGAACTTGCACAGAAAACAGGAAGCAATCTGGCAATTGATAATCTCATAAAAGAATGGGAGAGAGACAACGTCAAGTGTCCTGGGACTAAGAACTTGGCTGGAACTGTCAGCATTATCGTCAGAGATCCTTTGAAGCCGCCTCCAAAGCTTAAGTTGGTTGCCCGGCAAGGCAAGCTGAAGATTGATCAAGAGGAGGTTGGTAAGGACCCCAATGGGACAGAGTTTGTTATTTCCACAGAGGATTCCCCGGAGCTGGACGCCTCAGCTCTGGTCATCGGAAGAGTCTTGGAAGGAATGGAGGTCGTGGAGAAGATTGGGCAAGTTAAGACTGTGCAAGAGAATACTGGTTCTCCGTATTTCAGGTAAGCTTTTCAATCCTGGGTATTTCTTGAACTCTTAATTTTCTTCCTAGTAACCAAAAAATAAAGCAGATTATAGAGAGCATTATATTAACTCAACtcattgaaaaattagaaacagATGTTTGACTTGTGCAGAAACATGACTCTTTCAGGGATTTAGAAAGCATTTTCTcgaaaatataatacaatttaaaattgtCAAATACAATATCAATCCAGGTCATAACAAGAACTGATTCATAAAGGAACTACTAGGGAAACAAGTTTCCATAATCCAAGCTAAGGGTACTTATTTTTCAGCTTTTCAGTCAGCTATTCCTTTATTCATACTTCAATACTGTTAATACTCACAATTGTAGAGGAAATATAATCACCTGTTGTCTGCTGAGCAGGGTTGCAAAGCTAATAGGAGACAAAAGGGCTGTTGTGGCAGAAAGAGGCTTCAACCGCCCGTACTCAAAGGTGATCATCACAAATTGTGGCTTGATGGCATAACGACAATTTGATACTCTTGTCTTGTTCTTGCAGTTCTGTACTATGAGAGAACAATTTCATGCGAAGAACAAGTAATATTGCAATTGTCAAAAAAacttgttataatattttacaacaTAGTGTAGGACAAggtgaaaaaaatcaaaactcataatCATATTGTCATAAACAGGAACTATTGTGCCAAAACTTCTTTCTTGCAACATTAGACACAAAACCTTACAGGTTTCAATTGAGATACACAGAAATTAATCCTTACAGACATCCGAACCTACCAGATAAGAGCAGACAGGAGTCTCATCCCTGGCATATTTGGAAACTCGTTAAGTTCCATAAACACTGACGAATTGGTGCATACTTCAGCTTGTTTAATGCCTGGGCTTCAATCTTTTCGTGACCGGAGACAAGAAAAGCTTTCTAACTGAGGTGATGGGATCATCCACCTGTTAATAATTATATAGCAAGATATAAATCCTTTCTAGATGAAAGTACTAAGGAAACTAATGGACCATCACTGTGTACTATATACACATACAAATTCAGATCAACTTAGTATTAAGCTCAGACCAATTTGCAGGTTCAATGTTctatgaattattatttactgaGTTTTATAATTGTGCTGCCCACTGTTAATATCAAATGTCTTTAAACCAAGGCTTGATGGTAGAACATATGGATATACCTTAATCACAGAGGTAGATGGAGGAGAATTTGCCAGTGATGGATGAGAGTGCTCTTTCAGATGACAAAAAGCAGATAGTGTTATTTGCCATCTGGGTGATCCACTACCTGTTGAAAAAATCCAGGGCAAAAAAGCCTGTGCCACCTAATTGGATCAAATTTCACCCCATTATCTTCTAAAAGTTGCTTAGGACCCTTTCCTGGAAGACAGGAGCATGATTAATTTAAACTgttataatcaaataacaaatCTTATGAGAACCAGAAaaacgagaaaaaaaaaaagcaggaGAAAATTAGCCGCAAAATGCTAAAATGCATAGACCAAACTGACATCTATCAAAGAAGGCATTATCCACAGTTCAGTAGCGGCTGGAAGATAGGAGCactattaattgatttaaactgTTATAATTGGCATACGTAACACAGAAAGTAACAATTGCTTGTTAGAATTCATTAAGCACTCAAAACATGaggaatatttttatttcatttttgttttttacataaaaaagtAATGTGTTTTACTTCTGAAATAAACTGCAGTTTTTGAAGATGAACAGTGGATCTTAATGGCCCATTGGATTTTCTAACCATATCATTCATCTTCTCGATACCATGAGTAAACTAGTGCCAATACCTTGTTTGACTTATTCTTCAAGGCACAAATATGAGACCTGTTAAAATTCTTCCAACTAGTGTCAGACATAGCTTATGGATAGCCAAAGAAACCAGCTAACAAAATCTAAAGCAacatttgtaaattaaattatccCCACACAAGTAAATTTATCCCACTAACAGTAATGAATGAAAGTAAGGGTCAGGGGTAgtttttggtgattttgaacATAGAGTTATTCCGTTTGATGATGGTTGAAGATATAGGGATAGTTTTTGACAATTGTCCATTGGAAATCAGTAGAATTGTCATTGACTGCAATAATGAGCATGACACAGTGTAAAAAGGAATCAGAATAGAGAACCTATAGGCTTCAGGTTGGGGAAATGGAATCTTGATCAACCATTGAAAACATACATAAACTCTATATGTATAAGGAGGGAACAACAAGGCAAGATGTATTGAAGCTTATATGCCAGTGATAACAATATTTGAAGTAAGCAAATGATCATATCAGCAACCCAGAATTCACAAACCATTCAAGCAAACAAGTTTCAAACCTGATAATATAAGTTAGGAGATATGTTTTCAGAGTCACAACCAAGGCAATCTATTTGAGAAGCCTTCACAGATCCATCACCACATTCCAGCATTAACAACTGCTTAAGAAATTCTTCTAACTTAGGGCTCCTCATGCACTCAATGGCCAAAGATAAAGTTACTGGAAGAGATAACAATTGTAAGAGTGCAGAAGAACGTTCTTGAAACTTGTCAACTAAAACTGGAGGCGGTATAGGAGGAAATAGCACCAATGCTTCATCGCAGATATTGTTAATCCAGGGCAGAGAAATTTGTGTTCATTGTCTAACTTTAAGCTAAATACCAAGGCTACCTTCTCAACTGAGAGAACACAGGAAAGAGTTATATTGAGATAAAAACATTTAGAATACTGATTTAACATTGTCTGATGAAGTGAAAATAATAACATGCCTTGCTGCTGTGTCCAAGATGATGGAGCAGAAAAAAGGTGACAAGCTCCACAAGATTCACAAGCTATGATATCTGTTTCCACATTGACCCAACCTCTGTTTCCACATTGACCCAACCTCTCCTTGCACAATTTACAGCACTTACAGCCTAAAAACAACAGGAAAAGAGCATGTAGACATGTTATTAGATAAAACCAAGAGAATTTATTTTCCCTTCTTTCTAAGAGGACTAAAACCTTAAACAATATTTCTCCAACCTTAGGCTTGGCAAACCATGTCATAGACTTAAAGGTGGCAAGCCTCCTCATAAGATCTCC includes these proteins:
- the LOC123195929 gene encoding uncharacterized protein LOC123195929 is translated as MDAKKIVVVVEDLEVARTALLWALHNLLRYGDVITLLHVFPSMKTRNKKKLRLLRLEGFQLALSFKEICNKYFFNTKVEIVVSEGDEDGLRIASMVREIGASTLVVGLHEQSFLYKLALAHSNLASNFFNCRVLAIKQSGGAAAAAPTLGSLTNMDFSMIEISRLQVPDLPSPKIPYQICPSPYAIIWRCKEPRKRSSSGSINN
- the LOC123196729 gene encoding LOW QUALITY PROTEIN: nuclear-interacting partner of ALK-like (The sequence of the model RefSeq protein was modified relative to this genomic sequence to represent the inferred CDS: inserted 1 base in 1 codon; deleted 2 bases in 1 codon), with translation MQTQWRGVHKKGSTRSWISSFNLLSPHQAPPVFSAVEVAVGSKRLNPESALALVQPKTSVYTVEKHKQSLSSAGSSQAPLCGPWDRGDLMRRLATFKSMTWFAKPKAVSAVNCARRGWVNVERGWVNVETDIIACESCGACHLFSAPSSWTQQQVEKVALVFSLKLDNEHKFLCXWINNICDEALVLFPPIPPPVLVDKFQERSSALLQLLSLPVTLSLAIECMRSPKLEEFLKQLLMLECGDGSVKASQIDCLGCDSENISPNLYYQERVLSNF
- the LOC123196728 gene encoding peptidyl-prolyl cis-trans isomerase CYP26-2, chloroplastic; this translates as MLKSQKVLPSSPQILPPIPSSVTQVQNFPTPPTLPGLKHNCKLSRRELAISGNSSLLLLLGTQILEPYFNLSKVQAEEENLNDTSLDCTSKVATKKAFLDISIDGEPVGRIVVGLYGENAPAGAARFSSLVSGAAGISYRRKEFIKIMPNYVQHGGVRSYGVDAELAQKTGSNLAIDNLIKEWERDNVKCPGTKNLAGTVSIIVRDPLKPPPKLKLVARQGKLKIDQEEVGKDPNGTEFVISTEDSPELDASALVIGRVLEGMEVVEKIGQVKTVQENTGSPYFRVAKLIGDKRAVVAERGFNRPYSKVIITNCGLMA